The genome window TACTGTGACTGGGTTCATCATGTATCCTCCAAGCCAGTACCCTCCGCCTAGGTAGTTGTTCTGTTCTATGATCAGAACCTTGTAACCCATGAGCGAAAGCTCGCGTCCCGCTGTGAGGCCTGCCGGACCTGCGCCTATGATTATTACATCCGATGTAATGTGATCTGTAAACACTGAGAAGAATTCATCTGCAATGGCCCTTGTTATCTGAGCTTCACTGACGTCTGTGAAAATTTTTGTCTTTTCTGTAATTGACGTGCTTTGCATGAATTTAGACTTGTTAGAACCAATTAATAGTTTATTGTCAAAAACATGATTTTCAGTATATGGTGAGTGAACCCACCATATACTGCCGGTATGGTTACTTTGCTATGAATTCGGTTGAAAATTCCGAGAAAAAAAGCTTTTGCAGATCTGATTAGGCGGCACTAATCTCAATAAATCCAATAAAGTGGAAAATTATGACTAGCATCTCATGTATGGTGACGAAAATACCTTCTTTCAAAAATTTATATCTAAATTTAAAAAAGCTTATGTGAATTTGAGCAGTACTGTAGTAAAACCGGCAAAGGACAGCAAAGCGCCCAAAATCAACTGGGCAAGGGTAGAGGAGGCTGAAAATTTCGCAAAAACCGTCAAACTTTTCAGGCAGGGCAAAATCGATTCTGACTCCTTTAGGAGATTCCGTTTACAACATGGTGCATATGGCACTAGGATGACTGATGATTATGCGATGGTTAGAATTAAACTCCCTGCGGGAGAGATTTATCCAAACCAGTTAGAAAAGCTGGCGCATCTTAGCGAGGCATTTTCAATAGGAAGCGCGCATGTCTCGACAAGACAAAACATCCAACTTCACTGGGTGATCTTGGAGGATGTATCTGAAATAATGCGCGGCCTAACTGATGTCGGTCTTACGTCAAGGGAGGCATGTGGAAACGCGGTTCGAAACGTAATGTGTAGCCCGCTTGCCGGAGTTTGTGATGCAGAAGAGTTTGATGCAACTCCGTATGCCATTGCAACTGCAAAGTTTTTCCTGAGAAACCCGCTGAATCAAGCGCTGCCGAGAAAATTCAAATTCAATTTTACGTGCTGTGAGAAACATGGAATGGTGAGAATGACCGATGTTGGACTAATTCCGCAATTAAGATCAGTTGACGGAAAGCCTCAGCGTGGATTTAAGATTTTTCTTGGAGGTGGTCTTGGTAACAAGTCATTTGTAGGACACCAGCTTGAAGACTTTACACCGGAAGAAGATTTACTGTACACCTCGATTGCAGTGCTCAGAATATTTGACAGACTTGGCGATAGGAAGAACACCGCTCGAAACAGAATGAGATACCTCGTTGATCAAATGGGATGGGAAAACTTCCAAAACTTGGTCCTAAAGGAAAGGGCAGTTGTTAGGGCAACCCAGTCTGTAGTGGTTACGCTAGACATTGATAATACTCCTGCAAAAATTTCAAATCCGATTAAAATTTCTGGCTCTGATGGAAAATCCATTCCAGATGGTTTTTCGCGATGGCGAAAAAACAACACATATGAACAAAAGCAAAAGGGCTATCATTCTGTATCATTAACGCTTGAAGCAGGCGACATCACTGCAAGTCAACTCAAGGCACTAGCTGACATCTGCAGGGAGTTTTCAGCAGAAGGTTATGGAAGAACTGGATTTAATCAAGATATACTCATCAGGTGGGTGCAAGAATCTGACTTGGCGCAACTGTACTCACGATTATTGGAAATAGGGCTGGCAAATCCTGGCTCGCTTACAATGGCACATCCTGTTGGCTGCTCTGGCACAACATCGTGCAATTTGGCCCTAACAAATTCACATAGATTGGCAAAAGAAATCCAAAGAAAATTCATTGATTTGAAACTTGATGAGGATGACGACCTTAGGGATTCTAATATCAAAATAAGCGGATGCCCAAACTCGTGTGGGCAGCACGAAATTGCAACAATTGGATTCTTTGGCGGCGGCGGACGAAACGAAGCCAAAGACATGTACCCTGTTTACCAGCTCTCGCTTGGCGGTAGATCTGACGGAGAGACAATGCTTGGAATCAATGTGCTTAGAATTCCTGCAAAAAGGGTAATTCCTGCAATTTTGAAAATCATAGAAACGTTCAAGGCAGATAAAAAATCAAATGACACTCTCAAGTCCTGGGTTCACAAAATTGTTACTGGCCACAGTGATTCTAATACAAAATCCATCGCTGACATTAAAAAAATACTCTTGCCGCTTACTACGGTGCCATCCATTGCTGATGACAAGGACTTTTATGCCGACTATGGAAGCGATTCAAGTTATCACACTAGAACTGGCAAGGGTGAATGTGCTGCTTGATTGGCAAGCCGATAATAGATGCCGATTCGCTGCGTTCGCTGATCCGAGATAACAGTGTCAGAGTAATTGATGTAAGGC of Candidatus Nitrosotenuis sp. DW1 contains these proteins:
- a CDS encoding nitrite/sulfite reductase, with the protein product MTDDYAMVRIKLPAGEIYPNQLEKLAHLSEAFSIGSAHVSTRQNIQLHWVILEDVSEIMRGLTDVGLTSREACGNAVRNVMCSPLAGVCDAEEFDATPYAIATAKFFLRNPLNQALPRKFKFNFTCCEKHGMVRMTDVGLIPQLRSVDGKPQRGFKIFLGGGLGNKSFVGHQLEDFTPEEDLLYTSIAVLRIFDRLGDRKNTARNRMRYLVDQMGWENFQNLVLKERAVVRATQSVVVTLDIDNTPAKISNPIKISGSDGKSIPDGFSRWRKNNTYEQKQKGYHSVSLTLEAGDITASQLKALADICREFSAEGYGRTGFNQDILIRWVQESDLAQLYSRLLEIGLANPGSLTMAHPVGCSGTTSCNLALTNSHRLAKEIQRKFIDLKLDEDDDLRDSNIKISGCPNSCGQHEIATIGFFGGGGRNEAKDMYPVYQLSLGGRSDGETMLGINVLRIPAKRVIPAILKIIETFKADKKSNDTLKSWVHKIVTGHSDSNTKSIADIKKILLPLTTVPSIADDKDFYADYGSDSSYHTRTGKGECAA